Proteins co-encoded in one Streptococcus parauberis NCFD 2020 genomic window:
- the ndk gene encoding nucleoside-diphosphate kinase produces the protein MEKTFFMIKPDGVKRGLIGQVLYRIERRGFNLEKLELCQASPELLKQHYSALVEKPFYPELEAYMTKGPILIGIISGNRVVSSWRTMMGVTNPKDALPGTIRGDFAQAPGDTGGMENVVHGSDSPEAALREIDLWFGNHELDQK, from the coding sequence ATGGAAAAAACTTTTTTTATGATAAAACCGGATGGTGTGAAACGTGGTTTGATTGGTCAGGTTTTGTACCGGATTGAACGTCGTGGTTTCAACTTGGAGAAATTGGAACTCTGTCAAGCGAGTCCAGAATTACTAAAACAGCATTATAGTGCTTTGGTTGAAAAGCCTTTCTATCCAGAGTTGGAAGCTTATATGACAAAGGGTCCAATTTTAATTGGAATTATTTCTGGGAATCGTGTTGTCTCTTCTTGGAGAACTATGATGGGCGTTACTAATCCAAAGGATGCTTTACCAGGTACAATTCGTGGTGATTTTGCGCAAGCACCCGGGGATACTGGGGGTATGGAAAACGTGGTCCACGGTTCTGATTCTCCTGAAGCAGCGCTTAGAGAAATTGATTTATGGTTTGGTAATCATGAATTAGATCAAAAATAA